In the genome of Corythoichthys intestinalis isolate RoL2023-P3 chromosome 19, ASM3026506v1, whole genome shotgun sequence, one region contains:
- the tmem244 gene encoding transmembrane protein 244 translates to MASFRSDIAVDMTTPTSTQTNTCRSKVLSPPFMLLDYCCRCCGFTLIKRHGAASLKTAPSDTWVVLQNLLMCMVCFYSLYYMVVSICIGLLRVHEINSLLAPFDYTTQPSWQNPKYLVGVISTEVTYVLGGLVFAWIVEEWVWDYAITVTLLHVAMTVAVMSDFPSTEHWWIALGSGLVMMIFGGQVLAYKLFRSNFVSPAELQNF, encoded by the exons ATGGCTTCATTTCGCTCGGACATCGCCGTCGACATGACGACCCCGACCTCG ACACAAACGAACACATGTAGGTCGAAAGTGCTCTCACCGCCATTCATGTTGTTGGACTACTGCTGCCGATGTTGTGGATTCACGCTCATCAAGCGCCATGGGGCCGCCTCGCTCAAGACCGCGCCCAGTGACACTTGG GTGGTTCTGCAGAACCTGCTGATGTGCATGGTCTGCTTCTACTCGCTCTACTACATGGTGGTTAGCATTTGCATCGGCCTACTTAG GGTTCATGAAATCAACAGTCTTCTGGCACCGTTCGACTACACCACACAACCGTCATGGCAGAACCCAAAATATCTGG TGGGCGTCATCTCCACAGAAGTCACATACGTTCTGGGAGGACTGGTGTTCGCCTGGATAGTGGAGGAGTGGGTTTGGGACTACGCCATTACTGTTACGCTGCTACACGTGGCCATGACTGTAGCAG TAATGTCAGATTTCCCCTCAACCGAACATTGGTGGATCGCACTGG GTTCAGGCCTGGTGATGATGATATTTGGAGGACAGGTGCTAGCCTATAAACTTTTCAGGAGTAACTTTGTTTCACCGGCCGAACTGCAGAACTTCTGA
- the fkbp6 gene encoding inactive peptidyl-prolyl cis-trans isomerase FKBP6 isoform X1 — MSINGLRKSSQQQVDGARSRTPFDLLQEHMEDILGTGGVLKEVVHPGDGPLVPTNASVLMHYSGFLEYSDLPFETTTRSKHAQFFKLGRDVTLIGMELGLLTMRKGEFSRFLLQPHYAYGDLGCPPFIPAASRVLFEIQLVEILDSGLVDQFFQMTAEEQNEVPLSKLLEAVKTLRTLANRCFKQNRYDKAKEHYKKALELLDNRVMHNDVEHQEVQAALLPLFLNLSFTALRLENPQKALKYAKSALDVDSTSTKALYRCAQAYAELRDFESAHCCLIKAQAKRPFDEDLNNLLKRVTLCCKDNLDKEKDFCAKMFPGFQNSEYDDPNK; from the exons aTGTCAATTAACGGACTACGAAAGAGTTCGCAGCAGCAAGTTGATGGAGCGCGAAGTCGT ACTCCATTTGACCTTCTACAAGAGCATATGGAGGACATACTAGGGACTGGAGGGGTCCTGAAGGAAGTGGTCCACCCCGGAGATGGCCCCCTTGTGCCCACAAATGCTTCAGTGTTaa TGCATTACTCTGGTTTCTTGGAATATTCGGACCTGCCGTTTGAGACCACCACTCGCTCCAAGCATGCCCAGTTTTTCAAGCTGGGCCGAG atgtgactctgATCGGAATGGAGCTGGGCCTGCTGACCATGCGCAAAGGCGAGTTCTCACGCTTCCTGCTGCAGCCGCATTACGCCTACGGAGACCTGGGCTGCCCGCCATTCATCCCTGCCGCCTCCCGTGTTTTGTTCGAGATCCAGCTAGTAGAAATTCTAGACTCGGGATTAGTGGACCAGTTTTTCCAAATGACTGCT GAGGAGCAGAACGAGGTTCCCTTGTCCAAACTGCTGGAAGCGGTCAAGACACTGCGCACTTTGGCTAACCGATGCTTCAAGCAGAATCGCTATGATAAAGCCAAAGAGCACTACAAGAAA GCATTGGAGTTGCTGGACAACAGAGTGATGCACAACGACGTCGAACATCAGGAGGTCCAGGCGGCgctgttgcctctttttctcaaTCTGTCCTTCACTGCTCTGCGTCTGGAAAACCCGCAGAAAGCGCTCAAGTACGCCAAAAGCGCTCTGGATGTGGACTCTACCAGCACTAAAGCGCTTTACCGCTGCGCGCAG GCATACGCGGAGCTACGAGACTTCGAGAGCGCTCACTGTTGCCTCATCAAGGCCCAGGCCAAGAGGCCGTTTGATGAGGACCTCAATAACCTTCTGAAGAGAGTCACCCT GTGCTGCAAAGACAATTTGGACAAAGAAAAAGACTTCTGCGCCAAAATGTTTCCAGGCTTTCAGAACAGTGAGTACG ATGATCCGAACAAGTGA
- the fkbp6 gene encoding inactive peptidyl-prolyl cis-trans isomerase FKBP6 isoform X2, producing MSINGLRKSSQQQVDGARSRTPFDLLQEHMEDILGTGGVLKEVVHPGDGPLVPTNASVLMHYSGFLEYSDLPFETTTRSKHAQFFKLGRDVTLIGMELGLLTMRKGEFSRFLLQPHYAYGDLGCPPFIPAASRVLFEIQLVEILDSGLVDQFFQMTAEEQNEVPLSKLLEAVKTLRTLANRCFKQNRYDKAKEHYKKALELLDNRVMHNDVEHQEVQAALLPLFLNLSFTALRLENPQKALKYAKSALDVDSTSTKALYRCAQAYAELRDFESAHCCLIKAQAKRPFDEDLNNLLKRVTLCCKDNLDKEKDFCAKMFPGFQNNDPNK from the exons aTGTCAATTAACGGACTACGAAAGAGTTCGCAGCAGCAAGTTGATGGAGCGCGAAGTCGT ACTCCATTTGACCTTCTACAAGAGCATATGGAGGACATACTAGGGACTGGAGGGGTCCTGAAGGAAGTGGTCCACCCCGGAGATGGCCCCCTTGTGCCCACAAATGCTTCAGTGTTaa TGCATTACTCTGGTTTCTTGGAATATTCGGACCTGCCGTTTGAGACCACCACTCGCTCCAAGCATGCCCAGTTTTTCAAGCTGGGCCGAG atgtgactctgATCGGAATGGAGCTGGGCCTGCTGACCATGCGCAAAGGCGAGTTCTCACGCTTCCTGCTGCAGCCGCATTACGCCTACGGAGACCTGGGCTGCCCGCCATTCATCCCTGCCGCCTCCCGTGTTTTGTTCGAGATCCAGCTAGTAGAAATTCTAGACTCGGGATTAGTGGACCAGTTTTTCCAAATGACTGCT GAGGAGCAGAACGAGGTTCCCTTGTCCAAACTGCTGGAAGCGGTCAAGACACTGCGCACTTTGGCTAACCGATGCTTCAAGCAGAATCGCTATGATAAAGCCAAAGAGCACTACAAGAAA GCATTGGAGTTGCTGGACAACAGAGTGATGCACAACGACGTCGAACATCAGGAGGTCCAGGCGGCgctgttgcctctttttctcaaTCTGTCCTTCACTGCTCTGCGTCTGGAAAACCCGCAGAAAGCGCTCAAGTACGCCAAAAGCGCTCTGGATGTGGACTCTACCAGCACTAAAGCGCTTTACCGCTGCGCGCAG GCATACGCGGAGCTACGAGACTTCGAGAGCGCTCACTGTTGCCTCATCAAGGCCCAGGCCAAGAGGCCGTTTGATGAGGACCTCAATAACCTTCTGAAGAGAGTCACCCT GTGCTGCAAAGACAATTTGGACAAAGAAAAAGACTTCTGCGCCAAAATGTTTCCAGGCTTTCAGAACA ATGATCCGAACAAGTGA